A genomic segment from uncultured Alistipes sp. encodes:
- a CDS encoding 3'-5' exonuclease: protein MTTVNNFTDKISNEEAAQLPAIEFGGAIRIVEHERDIALACKALAAEPVIGFDTETRPSFRPGVTFRVSLLQLSTPTVCYLFRLNKIPLAKPIIQLFENRQLLKIGADVAGDLRSLRQIRHFRDAGFIDLQAIAPQWGIGEKSLRKLSAIVLGQRVSKAQRLSNWEAATLTDKQQLYAATDAWVCIRIYEQLLRTPQKPLRP from the coding sequence ATGACCACAGTCAACAACTTTACGGATAAAATCAGCAATGAAGAGGCGGCCCAACTCCCGGCCATCGAATTCGGGGGTGCAATCCGCATCGTCGAGCACGAACGCGACATCGCCCTGGCCTGCAAGGCGCTCGCCGCGGAACCGGTGATCGGTTTCGACACCGAGACACGGCCGTCGTTCCGCCCGGGCGTGACGTTCCGGGTGTCGCTGTTGCAGCTCTCGACGCCGACGGTCTGCTACCTGTTCCGGCTGAACAAGATTCCGCTGGCCAAACCGATCATCCAACTCTTCGAGAACCGGCAGCTGCTGAAGATCGGCGCCGACGTGGCGGGGGACCTTCGCTCGCTGCGCCAGATCCGGCACTTCCGCGATGCGGGGTTCATCGACCTGCAGGCGATCGCCCCGCAGTGGGGCATCGGCGAAAAGAGCCTGCGCAAGCTCTCGGCCATCGTGCTGGGACAGCGGGTCTCGAAGGCCCAGCGTCTGAGCAACTGGGAGGCCGCGACGCTGACCGACAAGCAGCAGCTCTACGCCGCCACGGACGCCTGGGTCTGCATCCGCATCTACGAACAACTGCTGCGCACGCCGCAAAAACCGTTACGCCCATGA
- a CDS encoding class I SAM-dependent rRNA methyltransferase, translating into MIPQIILRKGKEESLLRRHPWIFSGAIDHIRAEEESDFAEGALVEVCNRSGEFIAQGHYQIGSIAVRVLSFEREPIDQAWWNRRIAVAHDVRRTLGLTENPQTTCYRLIHGEGDSLPGLVVDIYGTTAVIQCHSVGMYRSRMEIAEALRATYGERLTAIYDKSSQTLPYKADLGAVDGYLWGHADHTSQVVLENGEQFLVNWEQGQKTGFFLDQRENRELVKRYAKGRTVLNTFCYTGGFSVYALSGGAKEVVSVDSSERAVELATENMRLNFGDTACHTEIAADAVEYLKEIGDRYDLIILDPPAFAKHHKVLSNAMQGYRRLNARALSQIRPGGILFTFSCSQAVSKELFRTTVFSAAAIAGRKVRILHQLTQPADHPINIYHPEGEYLKGLVLYVE; encoded by the coding sequence ATGATACCTCAAATCATCCTGCGCAAAGGCAAGGAGGAATCGCTCCTTCGCCGCCACCCGTGGATCTTCTCGGGAGCCATCGACCACATCCGGGCCGAGGAGGAGTCGGACTTTGCCGAAGGGGCCCTTGTCGAGGTGTGCAACCGTTCCGGGGAGTTCATCGCCCAGGGACACTACCAGATCGGTTCGATTGCCGTGCGGGTGCTGTCGTTCGAGCGCGAACCGATCGACCAGGCGTGGTGGAACCGGCGCATCGCCGTGGCCCACGACGTGCGGCGCACGCTGGGGCTCACGGAGAACCCGCAGACGACCTGCTACCGGCTCATACACGGCGAAGGGGATTCGCTGCCGGGGCTGGTGGTGGACATCTACGGCACGACGGCCGTCATCCAGTGCCATTCGGTGGGGATGTACCGCTCGCGGATGGAGATCGCCGAGGCGCTGCGCGCAACCTACGGCGAACGGCTGACGGCCATCTACGACAAATCGTCGCAGACACTCCCCTACAAGGCCGACCTGGGGGCCGTGGACGGCTATCTCTGGGGCCATGCGGACCACACCTCGCAGGTGGTGCTCGAGAACGGCGAGCAGTTCCTCGTCAACTGGGAGCAGGGGCAGAAGACGGGCTTCTTCCTCGACCAGCGCGAGAACCGCGAACTGGTAAAACGCTATGCAAAAGGCCGCACCGTACTGAACACCTTCTGCTATACGGGCGGATTTTCGGTCTATGCGCTTTCGGGCGGGGCCAAGGAGGTGGTTTCGGTCGACTCCTCGGAACGGGCCGTGGAACTGGCCACCGAGAACATGCGGTTGAATTTCGGAGACACGGCCTGCCATACGGAGATTGCGGCCGACGCCGTGGAGTACCTCAAGGAGATCGGCGACCGCTACGACCTGATCATCCTCGACCCGCCGGCCTTCGCCAAGCACCACAAGGTGCTGAGCAACGCCATGCAGGGCTACCGGAGGCTGAATGCCCGGGCGCTGTCGCAGATCCGGCCGGGCGGAATCCTCTTCACCTTCTCGTGTTCGCAGGCCGTTTCGAAGGAGCTGTTCCGCACGACGGTCTTCTCGGCGGCGGCAATCGCGGGTCGGAAGGTGCGGATCCTGCACCAGCTGACACAGCCCGCCGACCATCCGATCAACATCTACCACCCCGAGGGCGAATACCTCAAGGGGCTGGTTCTCTACGTCGAGTAA
- a CDS encoding PqqD family protein: MMKIRPEYRLREMAGEHVVVVPAPDGAADLTRLVSLNESACWLWEKLRDRAFSAEEAAQLLVARYDVEPEVARRDARAWIERLAACGIIGD, from the coding sequence ATGATGAAGATTCGTCCCGAATACAGGCTTCGCGAGATGGCCGGAGAGCACGTCGTCGTGGTCCCCGCGCCCGACGGCGCCGCCGATCTCACACGTCTCGTCTCGCTCAACGAGTCGGCCTGCTGGCTCTGGGAGAAGCTGCGGGACCGGGCGTTTTCCGCGGAAGAGGCCGCGCAGCTCCTCGTCGCGCGTTACGACGTCGAGCCCGAGGTCGCAAGGCGCGATGCCCGGGCCTGGATCGAACGACTCGCGGCCTGCGGAATCATCGGAGATTGA
- a CDS encoding ATP-dependent DNA helicase RecQ: MESATEHTDIHAILQRYWGFRAFRPVQEQIIRAVLAGRDTLALMPTGGGKSLTYQVPTLARAGVCIVVTPLIALMKDQTDRLRHLGIPAVAIHSGLSPRQIDIALDNCVYGDVKFLYVAPERLTSEAFRLRVVRMNVTLIAVDEAHCISQWGYDFRPSYLRIAELRERLPGVPVLALTASATEVVAEDIMHHLKFSEPHLLRSSFARPNLSYSVRHTDDKNGQLLRLLRNVPGSGIVYMRTREGTEQLTEQLRDEGIAAAAYHGGLGHADRTQRQELWLKGKVRVIVATNAFGMGIDKPDVRFVVHYSMCDSLESYYQEAGRAGRDGQRAYALLLVASDDGERIARRFDQEFPPLEQVKEIYERICSYLQIGIGEGGECSYQFNLSDFCAREHLYSGKVLSALKLLQQNGYMTLSDAQDHPARVMFCVSRDELYRLRVQRDDLDHFIRTLLRLYNGIFNDFRPIDEGELATWSGYTVNRVKELLKQLWLLRVIRYIPSNRSPLLFLNEERLPRADLYIAPETYRRRRELMHERFARMLAYASNEEECRSTVLERYFGAESPTACGICDVCLARKRAAKAAQKTQEGQEGQKSQEPGTVGTADTSVPVGRAAVPNVSPTAAMPLRERLLGLLSAAPSDPQQLAAACACPPERVAEAIRELLAEGKIVGDKGGILKIIA, translated from the coding sequence ATGGAATCGGCCACGGAGCATACGGACATACATGCGATTCTGCAGCGTTACTGGGGTTTTCGGGCGTTCCGGCCCGTACAGGAACAGATTATCCGCGCAGTGCTTGCGGGGCGCGACACGCTGGCACTGATGCCGACCGGCGGGGGGAAGTCGCTGACCTATCAGGTCCCGACCCTGGCCCGGGCGGGGGTGTGCATCGTGGTCACGCCGCTCATTGCGCTGATGAAGGACCAGACCGACCGGCTCCGGCACCTGGGCATCCCGGCCGTGGCAATCCACTCGGGGCTCTCGCCGCGGCAGATCGACATCGCGCTGGACAACTGCGTCTACGGCGACGTGAAATTCCTCTACGTGGCGCCCGAACGGCTGACGAGCGAAGCCTTCCGGCTGCGGGTCGTGCGGATGAACGTCACGCTGATCGCGGTCGACGAGGCGCACTGCATCTCGCAGTGGGGCTACGACTTCCGGCCGTCATACCTGCGGATCGCGGAGCTGCGCGAACGGCTTCCGGGCGTCCCGGTGCTGGCACTGACGGCCTCGGCGACGGAGGTCGTGGCCGAAGACATCATGCACCACCTGAAATTCTCCGAACCGCACCTGCTGCGGAGCAGTTTCGCCCGCCCGAACCTCTCCTACAGCGTCCGCCACACGGACGACAAGAACGGACAGCTGCTGCGGCTGCTGCGGAACGTCCCCGGCTCGGGGATCGTCTACATGCGGACACGGGAGGGTACCGAACAGCTGACCGAACAGCTGCGCGACGAAGGGATCGCGGCGGCGGCCTACCACGGCGGGCTGGGGCACGCGGACCGCACGCAGCGTCAGGAGTTGTGGTTGAAGGGCAAAGTGCGGGTGATAGTCGCCACGAACGCCTTCGGCATGGGCATCGACAAGCCCGACGTGCGTTTCGTGGTACACTACTCGATGTGCGACTCGCTGGAGAGCTACTACCAGGAGGCCGGGCGTGCCGGGCGCGACGGACAGCGGGCCTATGCGCTGCTGCTGGTGGCCTCGGACGACGGAGAACGCATTGCGCGGCGTTTCGACCAGGAGTTCCCGCCGCTGGAGCAGGTCAAGGAGATCTACGAACGGATCTGCTCCTACCTGCAGATCGGGATCGGCGAAGGGGGCGAATGCAGCTACCAGTTCAACCTTTCGGACTTCTGCGCCCGGGAACATCTCTATTCGGGGAAGGTGCTGAGCGCCCTGAAACTCCTCCAGCAGAACGGCTACATGACGCTGAGCGACGCCCAGGACCATCCGGCCCGGGTGATGTTCTGCGTGAGCCGCGACGAACTGTACCGCCTGCGCGTGCAGCGCGATGACCTGGACCACTTCATCCGCACGCTGCTGCGGCTCTACAACGGGATTTTCAACGACTTCCGGCCGATCGACGAGGGCGAGCTGGCGACCTGGAGCGGCTATACGGTGAACCGGGTGAAGGAGCTGCTGAAACAGCTCTGGCTGCTGCGGGTGATCCGCTACATTCCGTCGAACCGCTCGCCGCTTCTGTTCCTGAACGAGGAGCGGCTGCCGCGGGCGGACCTCTACATTGCGCCGGAGACCTACCGGCGGCGCCGGGAGCTGATGCACGAACGCTTCGCGCGGATGCTGGCCTATGCCTCCAACGAAGAGGAGTGCCGGAGCACGGTACTGGAGCGCTATTTCGGAGCGGAATCGCCGACCGCGTGCGGGATCTGCGACGTGTGCCTGGCCCGGAAGCGGGCCGCCAAAGCGGCTCAGAAGACCCAGGAGGGCCAGGAGGGTCAGAAGAGTCAGGAGCCCGGAACAGTCGGGACGGCCGATACCTCCGTTCCGGTCGGCCGTGCAGCCGTTCCGAATGTCTCCCCCACTGCGGCGATGCCGCTTCGCGAAAGGCTGCTCGGACTGCTCTCCGCGGCGCCGTCCGACCCGCAGCAACTGGCGGCAGCCTGCGCGTGCCCGCCCGAACGGGTGGCGGAAGCGATCCGGGAATTGCTCGCCGAGGGCAAAATCGTCGGCGACAAGGGCGGGATATTGAAAATTATTGCGTAA